One region of Triticum aestivum cultivar Chinese Spring chromosome 6B, IWGSC CS RefSeq v2.1, whole genome shotgun sequence genomic DNA includes:
- the LOC123139160 gene encoding alpha-1,6-mannosyl-glycoprotein 2-beta-N-acetylglucosaminyltransferase-like codes for MALHHGARLRSRAAPLLAVVVLAVLALVSLLRASHGGGRLAPPSAVSAAAAAARNRNRTAAQRKILLDPSFTPRLPRQGALSLSLARRNALPPRNAARFPALPDGHLKIVLYVHNRPRYLRLVVDSLSRVDGIGEALLVVSHDGYFPEMDEIVKGIAFCQVKQIFAPYSPHLFPDSFPGVAPGDCRDKDRAAEKRCRGEPDQYGNHRSPRIVSLKHHWWWMMNTVWDGMDETRDFDGHILFIEEDHYIFPNAYRNVQLLVDLKPKKCAQCYAVNLAPSDVKAKGEGWESMVAEKMGNIGYAFNRTVWRKIHAKAKQFCDFDEYNWDITMWATVYPSFGAPVYSLRGPRRSAAHFGKCGLHQGQDSSNVCVDNGAGDVELDAIDKVPNIKADWPVHIIRKQQGYQAGFKGWGGWGDRRDRELCLSFAYMYHVKDTLSA; via the coding sequence atggCCCTCCACCACGGCGCGCGCCTCCGCTCCCGCGCCGCGCccctcctcgccgtcgtcgtccTCGCGGTCCTCGCCCTCGTCTCGCTCCTCCGCGCCAGCCACGGCGGGGGCCGCCTGGCCCCGCCCTCCGCCGTctccgccgcggccgcggccgcccgcAACCGCAACCGCACCGCCGCGCAGCGCAAGATCCTGCTCGACCCGTCCTTCACCCCGCGGCTGCCGCGCCAGGGTGCGctgtccctctccctcgcccgccGCAACGCGCTGCCGCCGCGCAACGCGGCCCGCTTCCCCGCCCTCCCCGACGGCCACCTCAAGATCGTCCTCTACGTCCACAACCGGCCCCGCTACCTCCGCCTCGTCGTCGACAGCCTCTCCCGCGTCGACGGCATCGGCGAGGCGCTGCTCGTCGTCAGCCACGACGGCTACTTCCCCGAGATGGACGAGATCGTCAAGGGCATCGCCTTCTGCCAGGTGAAGCAGATCTTCGCGCCCTACTCGCCGCACCTCTTCCCGGACTCCTTCCCCGGCGTCGCGCCCGGGGACTGCCGGGACAAGGACAGGGCGGCCGAGAAGCGGTGCCGGGGCGAGCCGGACCAGTACGGCAACCACCgctccccgcggatcgtgtcgctGAAGCACCACTGGTGGTGGATGATGAACACCGTGTGGGATGGGATGGATGAGACCAGGGACTTCGATGGGCACATCCTCTTCATCGAAGAAGACCACTACATCTTCCCCAATGCATACCGCAATGTGCAGCTGCTTGTGGATTTGAAGCCGAAGAAGTGCGCCCAATGCTATGCCGTCAATTTGGCGCCGTCCGATGTCAAGGCGAAAGGGGAAGGTTGGGAGAGCATGGTTGCTGAGAAGATGGGTAACATTGGCTATGCCTTCAACAGGACTGTGTGGAGGAAGATTCATGCCAAGGCTAAGCAGTTCTGTGACTTCGATGAGTACAATTGGGATATAACTATGTGGGCAACCGTGTATCCATCGTTTGGAGCTCCTGTTTACAGTCTCAGGGGGCCTAGGAGGAGTGCTGCACATTTTGGCAAGTGCGGCCTGCACCAAGGCCAAGACTCTAGCAATGTTTGTGTGGATAATGGCGCGGGAGACGTAGAACTAGATGCCATCGACAAGGTTCCTAACATCAAAGCTGATTGGCCAGTCCACATCATTAGGAAACAACAAGGGTATCAGGCTGGTTTCAAAGGATGGGGTGGTTGGGGCGATCGGCGTGACCGGGAGCTTTGCTTGAGTTTTGCATACATGTACCATGTTAAAGACACGTTGTCTGCATGA